The DNA segment AGCACGGCGAACGGATTGTCGTTCGTCGGAGGAGGCCAGACGATCCCGGAACGACTGTAGGTCTTTCTCGCTGAGGTTTTGAGAGGCGTTTGGTCCACTTAATTCCCGCGCCAGAATGAATTCGATTTCGTCCGCGTTCGCGCAGGCGGGCATTAATTGACTTGCTCGTTGGCGAGCGATAACAAGGAAACAAGCTTCCATCGTGTCATGGTAGTGAGCCTTTAGCGTAGGAGAGAGCTTCCGCCATGATCCATCGGGATTCAGCGTGAACTGAAACAGGGAGTTATAACTGTAGCCAGGATTTAAGTTGTTAATCCATACGGCATCCTCATTCTCAATGATTTGATGCAATGGTTCGGATCGCATTCCTTGTGTTGCCTGCTGAAAACCTCCAACGACGTACGTGTTGCCAGCTGGGGGCAGCGTTTGAACTTGGGCCGCCATTTGAGCTTCCCACTGCGGCAGGGCGGCGGGCATCGTAATCCACCGCATGCCAAAGAATCCGCCAAAGCAAATCAACAGACCGCCGGCGATCCAGCCGAGTGACCGCCCGTAGTACCCCCAGGTTCGGTTCCCTTCCGTCCAGCGTCGAGTCAGACGGAGCGTGGCTAGCCACCAAGTCAGCACAGCGATGGCTCCAAGCAGATGAATACTGTATCGGTAGCCATAGATAGAGAGCAGGAAGCCAGTGAGGAACATGGCGATTCCCAAGCTGACGGGGGCCAATAGAATCGCAATGATCGGACGTTGCACACTCAATGCCGTCAGTTGCCCGATCACAAAGCCAGCGATCTGTACGCTGACAAGGGCGAAAAAGATTGGCAGGTACTCTCCGGGTCTGAACGTTTGACTTAAGCTCAAAACAAGCACGGCGGTCCAGGCGATCAGGATGCCCAGTAGTACCAGAGGAAAAAACTGCCGAGTCCACCAGATTCGCCAGATGGGAATGCCCCGGTCAGCGAAGAACCGATAGCGTCCCTTGGTGTTGTCGGTAATGAAGGCCGAAACCCCTAAGAGGAGCGCAGCGGCAACCGTTCCGATCGCAAACAACGGAGAGTAGCTGCCGTTTGGTGAAATGCCGTTTGGAAGAAGAGTCAGGGTCGCTAGAAAAACGATTGCACCCGCGGTCAGCGTATAGGGCAGTGATTGCCGAACCTGCTGCCAGATCATCGCGATCCGTGGGTCGGGTGGAAAAGGGGGGACGATGTCCGCAGGGTAGTAAGCCCGCATCACCGGCATCGGTTTGGCTTCTTTCCAGGGACGTCTCTTGGTCCAAGGGTGCATCCAGGTTCGCCGCGCCAGCCATGCCGAAACGGCAAAGCAAATCAGACTGAAGACGGCCAGTGGGAGTTCTGAGTACCTGGTGGTCGATATAGAACTGCCGCCGATTCTGCTGGCAAAGACATCGATCGCTATCGAAATGAATGCCATGCAGGGGACCAGGCAAAGCAGGGCGGGTACGGCGTGCCGGATCCACCACGCCAAACAAAAACCAAGGGCCAGCATGGCGAGCGAAAACGTCAGGAAGTAGACGGGTTGGTTATTGAATTCCAGTACGCCGCCAGGGCGGAACGAACTGGAAAGGGCATAATAGGCCGCTAGGCTTGCACACCATGTCAGGACCAATCCGGCCAAAGCGACAAACCACTTCGTTAGAAATGACAGGGACCACGTTATCGGCAACGTACGCGACCAAGCGAGCGTTCCGGTGTCCTGTTCATGGCCAATCAGCATTGCCGGAGCCCCCAACGCAAACAGGTTGGGAAGAACAATCGCGACGATGCCGTAAGGGGTGTCATAGTTGTTTGGGTTGTCAAGCATCGCGGTAATTAGGAAGAGAATGCTTCCTAGCCCCATGGCTCCGATAAATAAGGGAGCGATTTGACACGATTCTTTCCAGAGCAAAGCGAGCAGCGGAGAGGGAGGACGGATCATGATTTTCTCACGTTTTAGAAAAGCACCAAGCAATCGTCAGATTTCAGTTCACGACCGAGGCGTGGTAACATTCGTGACGGAACAAACGATAAAACAACGCTTACGTTCCAGTCGACGCTTCGGCGGGAATCGGCTGGGAATCGCCTCGGGTGCAAGCGATGAAAATCTCTTCCAACGTCGGGGTGCGGATTTCCACGTTTTGGACTCCAGAGGTGTTCCGCAGGACTTGCAAGCTGTCGGGATCCAAGCGATGGACAACCAATTGACGCTGACGTCCGTTTGCCGTTTGGTTCAAGATCCGGCCGTTTGGCATCGGGAATTCGACCAGCGGGTCGGTCAGGCTGATCAGCACCTGCTGCGTCGCCTCTTTTAATTCTTGCAGCGGTTCGACCAGCGTGATCACGCCGTCTCGCATGATCGCAATCCAGTCGGCGACCCGTTCGACTTCGTCAATTTGATGGCTGGATAACAACACCGTCCGGCCCGTTGCCGCTCGATCGACCATCGATTCAAGGAATTGGCGACGGACCAGTGGATCCAGGCCACTGGTCGGTTCATCCAGGATCAGCAGGTCCGGTTCATGGGCAACCGCCAATGCCAGGGCAACCTTGGCACGTTGCCCCTTGCTCATGTGACGGATCTTACGCCCAGCAGGGACTTCGAATTGCCGGAGCAGTTGTTCGTAGCGAGCCTGAAAACCTGGAGGGTAAAACGAGGCGGTAAACCAGCCGATTCGTTCGGGCGTCATCCAGTCATAAAGGGCCGGGGCGTCGGAGACGTATCCGATGCGGCGGCGGATTTCCAAGCTTTGGGCTCGGCAATCCATCCCCAGGATCTGAGCTTCGCCGGAATCGGCTTCGAGGAATCCGGTCAGGATTCGGATCAATGTTGTTTTGCCCGCTCCGTTTTCTCCTAGCAACGCAAAGACAACGCCTGGAGGAACTTCCAAGTTCACGCCGCGAAGAGCGTCACAGCCCCGGAAGCCTTTTTTGACTTGCGATACGGATATCACTGCATTCATCGGTACGTACTCCGTAAACCAAAAAGAGTGGGGTTAAGCCAAAGCGGATAGTGCTTTTTCAAACATGGTGGTCACCTCTTCGCGACTTAAACCGGCATGGAGGCATTCTTCAAGGACTGCGTTCAAACGAACGGACAGCAGTTCGTGACGGGCTTTCGTGCACCGATTCACTGCATCGGGGCGGACGACCAAGCCTCTGCCACGCAGCGGTTCCAAGACCTGTTCCGCTTGAAGCTGCGCGTAGGCCTTGGAGATCGTGTTTGGGTTGATCGCCAATTCCTGAGCCAAATTCCGCACGCTGGGAAGCATCTGGCCAGCGACCAAAACCTTGTCGGCGACGGCAAATTTGACCTGTCGAACAAGCTGCTCGTAGATCGGAACCCCGTTGGACGGGTCGATGGAAAAGTACATTACACACAAACCTCAAATCGGGTTCGATACCTGAGTGACACTCGTCAAACGACAGGTGTCATGCATGAATAGTACAGTAGTTCGGTTGCCGGTCAAGACAATTCTGGAAAAGAACTTTGAAGGGGGAACGGGCGAGTGGTGGCGGCGAGTGTTCTGGTGCAAGTCGTTTCTTAGCGGTACGGCGCAAGCCGTCCGGCCACTGCTTTGGAAATCGCGCGTACTTGCCGGTCGGCTCGCGCCGATCCGCTAAGAACAAGGGGGCGATGCATCACCGGTTGTTACCGGTCGCATCAACTTACCGATACGCGCTGGCGAATTTTATTGACGCCACAGCCAGTTTTTGAATCCTGCACTTACCTCGGTTGGGTGTGTGTAGGCAACGCTTGCGACTAGCAACAGCAGCAGCATTCCGACGAAGAGCATGCCTGCGCCTCCGTACCGTTGGACGGTCGGCGCCGACTTCATTTCGAATCGCAGCCCGCCCAATAGCTCGGCCCAAAATTGCGGGGTTAGGTCTCTTTCGAATGCGACGACCTGCGAGGTGTCGAAGTGTCGGTGCCCGTCGATGCGGAGACGGATACCAAGTGTCGGCAGCCAAACTTGGCGCTGCCGTGAATCCTGTTGGGCTTTGGCATCCAGTCGCAGGGCGGCTTTAAACAGCGGCTCCACGACTTCGGGGGCGGAGGCTCCGTAGACAATCAAGCGGGGCTGGATCGTCACCACGATCAGCAGAACTAGGAGGGCGTAGAACAGGATCATCGCCAGCCAGACAGCCGGTCCAAAGAGCGCGGCTGCAGCTCCTGGAAAGAATAATTCTACGGGGCCGACGGCCAGCATCCCAGCAAGTGCCATCGCAAGGGCGACTAGGTCTCGTCCACCGCTGGTGACCAGTGGCGGGAAGAACAGCCGGATCGTGCCTAGCAATAACAGATAGGCGGCTAGCGGAAGGAGCGCTAGAACAATCGCAAAGGGCTCAAACCACATAATGAATAGCAGCGGGAGGGAGGGGGGGAATTGGCTTTGAGCAGTTTACTGCGGTTCTTCTTCAGGCGAATCCCCTCCAGCCGTGCTGGCTGGTTCGAGCGTTGCGTCTTGTTCCGAAGGGGCGGGAGTGAGCATAAGACTTTCTTCTTCTTCGGCAGGATCTCCCTCATCGGAAACGGCGGTGGCTTCGACGCGAGGAACAAAACGCTGCGGCGCGGGGCGGCTTTGTTGGTAGGCAAGCAGGGCGGCGCCAATCAATAGTAGAATCAGCAGGAACCCCAGTAGAAAATTGCCATGGTTTTGGTCCCACCGACTAGTATCTGGTGAATTCAGGGGGGCTGAAGACATGGGAAAAGCTCATGAAAGCTGAGGAAAAGGCCTGGAATCGGTTGAATAGAATCACCTCTGGAGGACGATTGTCGGGGATTAACTGGCGGAATTCAATACTCGCCCCGCCGCTTGGGGGAGTGTGATGAAACGGGGAGCATTGGTTTTCCCGGATAGGGGCGCAGAATGCTCGCGAAAGTTCAGTCTGATTGACACTGTTGCAAACCCTTTCACACTATGGTTTGTAGTGTTTTATCGGTGTTCACGCTCAGCCCCCTGTTCGCAGCAAACACTCGATTCCAAAATTTGACGAAGCACCCGCAGTAACTTCAACTTTTTAAGGAAATGAACCAATGGCCAAAAAACGCCAAGGCCCAAATAAATCAGAAGCGATTCGAACCTTCTATGAGAACAATCCGAATGCTAAACCTCGCGCAGTCGTGGAAGCTTTGGCGGCCGAAGGGCTGGAAGTAAGCGCTCAGTTCGTCAGCACGATTCGCTCTAAGCAATTGGCAACGGGAGGCAAAACGACCAAGCGTGCTGGACGGCCAAAGAAGGTTGCCACCAAGCGAGTCACCAAGCGTGCTTCGAAGCGTGGCCGGCCTGCGAAATCCGTAATCCCCGCTGCCGGGACCGCTCAGTTGTCGCTGGACGAACTGCTGAAAGCAAAAGAACTGATCGAAGAGATGGGCGGAATCGAGCGAGCTCGAGCGTCGCTCGATGCCCTCGATCAACTGTCTAGCTAAACGGTTTGGCGGAACCGAATGGGAGTGCTTCCAATGGTCTTGATCCTTTGAAGGTCCTCGGGGCGTCAATCGATGGTCAGCAAATGCAGGTTCGTTTTCAAGACGGATCGGTTGCTTTTGATGATTTGAAGTTGGCGGTTTCGCCGGGAGAATTTGTCGCCATCGCGGGGCCAAGTGGCTGCGGCAAAACGACATTGCTTCGTTGCCTGGCGGGTCTGCAAGACCTGACCTCCGGCACGTTGCAGTTGGAGCCGGCGGTGGAGCCTCGACGTGGTGGGTTGGGATTTGTGTTCCAGGGGGCAGCGTTGATGCCCTGGAGATCGGCTTGGCAGAATGTGGCTTTGCCGCTGGAACTGTTGCAGGGGACGCAGCGGCCGACGGCGAATGAACGGAAGCGAATCGCCTCGGAGTGGCTGTTAAAGGTTGGGCTGCAGCCAGAGGATTTCGAGAAGCGGCCGGATCAGTTGTCCGGTGGCATGCAGATGAGGGTCTCCATTGCCCGAGCTCTGGTAACCGAACCGACGGTCCTCTTGTTGGACGAACCATTCGCTGCGCTTGATGACATGCTTCGGCAGCGACTGGGGCAGATGCTACAACAGATTTGGATGGAACAAGGGCGGACGGTTGTCTTGGTCACGCACAACTTGCAAGAAGCCGTCACCCTTTCGCAGCGTGTGGTGGTGATGAATCGTGGCGGCGTTGTGGGGCAAGTCGCTGTCGATTCGAAGTATCCTCGCAAACCCGAAGTCTTCCGGAGCGAACATCATCTCGCATGTGTTGCGGAAATTTCAGGATTGTTGGAGGAGACTTCGTAAGCGATGCCAATTGCGAATTCATCAAATCGGATGTCCTCTGGCCTTGGATCCCGCCAGAATCCCTATCGGTTTTGGGAAACCTTTTTGTCGGTTTCGGTCGTCGCGGTTTGCTTGGTCCTTGCCTGGGAAGGACTGATTCGCTGGGGAAATATTCATCCCATCCTGTTGCCGCCACCGAGCCAGGTTTTGCAAACGGCTTGGGAGAATCGCGAACGGCTTTTTCAGGGCAGTTTGATGACAGGCTGGGCGGCGCTGGTTGGGTTATGCCTTAGCGTGACCATCGGGTTGATCATTGGGATTTTGTTCAGCCAGTTCCGTGCGCTGCGGATTGGCTTTTTCCCTTATGTGATGTTTTTGCAAACGGTTCCCATTATCGGTATCGCTCCGCTCTTAGTCACGTGGAGCGGGTATCAGTTCAGGACGGTCGTGTATGTAGTGGTAATCATCAGTCTGTTTCCGGTCATCAATAGTGTGACGGCGGGATTGATGGCGACCGATTCGGCGGGGCTGGATTTGTTTCGGCTGTACGGAGCCGGACGCATCAAGACGCTATTGAAATTAAGGCTTCCAGCGGCGGTGCCAGCGATCTTAGTGGGAGTTCGCACCAGCGGTGGGCTGGCGGTCATCGGCGCGATTGTCGGAGATTTCTTTATCGGTTTTGGTGGTAGTCACGACGGTTTGGGAACTTTGATGCTTAGTTGGTTGAATCAACAACATACCGCCTCGCTGATCGCCGCCATGTTCGCCAGTGCAGCCGTTGGGTTGGCGATTTATGGCCTGATCCATCTGGTTTCGCTATTGCTTTTAAGGCGATGGATCCGCGTCTAAAGTTGTGTGTCGCCTTTCGCTCCGCGAAAGAACGTTCTGTTGAAGCTACTTTCGCAGGGGACGTGAAATTTAATGGTGACGTATTGCCGGTCTGTCCACGCTCTGGCGAGCGCGGCGACGGCAGTCACGTTGCTGCCGTCGCCAGGCGGTGGTTCCTGCTGCACGTCCCACCCTTTTGCGTTTCACCTTCGCAGGCGATTACTTGCTCGTGGGCGTTTCGCTTGGTACTTGTACCACGCGCTGTTGCGATTTGATTTCGTCCATGATCTGTTTTTCGACCGTTGGGGCCCAGGCGGTTGGAAGGCCGTAGTAGACCATGGCTCCTCCCCCTTCGTAGCCTCCCTCTTGGAGGACTCGGCGCGATGGAATGTAGGCCATCACGTCGTTGGAGTATCCTGCGACCCACGTCGGTTGCTCACGTGTTGCTTGGATGGCAAGCGAGTAATCAACAACCACTTCGCCACCTAAGAAAACGAATTGCAGTTGCGAACCAAGACTCCAGGTTTGAATCGGGTAGGGATAGGTTGCATCTAGGCTTCCGTTGTCGGCTAGCTGCTGTTTCAGTTGTTTTCCTCGAGAGGCAACGAAGCGATCTTTGGATTGAATCTGTTGGTCAATTTCGGCTTCGGTAGGAAGGGTACCAAAGGCTAGATCGATTTCGCTGTAGGTTGTTTTTAGGGTTGGTTCAAGCGGCAGCATTTCGGTCGTCATGATGGCTGCGTCGACAGCTGTCGCCAAGCGGCGCCCGTAATGTGCGGCCAATTCAGGTGTCCGTCGTGGGAGTGGGTTTTGGTCGGCACCGCAGCCTGCCCAGAACATCGCTTGGCAACCCGGATAGATGGTCTCCAATTCTTGTTGTGCAAATCCGGGATAGTCTCCGGACCAAAGTTGATCACCAAGGGTGGTGGCGTGGCAGGCATAGCCAAATAGGATCGCTTGCAATTCGTTGTTGTTGTCGCGGACCGTCAGGACGGGGACGCTGTGGTCGAAAGGTCCAGCCAGGGTGCCTGCGGTTCGCCGGCTGGGGACCTCTGATTCGGGGCGATTGTCGCGACGATTGGTGGCAAAGGTCGCGGTGGAAAGTCCGTAGGCAAGTTCGCATTCTTGTAGGTTGGCAACCGCCTGTTCGCTGATTTCGACAATCGTTTTCTGAAGCGTTTCGGTGTACTTTTGGATGCTGGCTTGCTCGGTTTCGGACGCGAGCGAATAGTGCATCGTGCCAAGCAATTTTCCGACGACGGGGCCGGTGTGGGTATGGGAAGTACAGATTGCGATCTGTTCCCGTTTTAGGTCCAATTTGTCTTCCAGTTCGGCGCAGATTGCCGAAGATAAGCTGCGGTCGATGCCAACCAAATCAAGAGTCAGGATCAATCCACGGTTGCCGGTTGCGTCCTGGAGGACAAGGGCTTTGGCCCACAGTTCGGTACGTGTGCCCGAAGCGGGGTCGGTCCGGCTGGCATAGCCGGACATTGGCATCGGGTGAGTCGGAGTGATCGTGGCTCGGGCGGCACCGGCTTGCCAGGTCGCGGGGACCGCGTCGGCGGCAAGGATTGGACTTGCCGCGACAAAAAGAAGGAGGCTGAATAGGATCGGCATTTTGTTTGACATCGCGGAACCTCGGTGGGGAGCATGAAGGAGGGAGTACCGAAGATTCTAACGTTTATTCTGACGCCGGGGGCTCCTTTTACGGTGCGTCGCAGTCTCCTTCACCGCGGTGCGTCCGGACGCTGTAGAGGTCGGTTCGGCGGTCACGCCAGTTCTGCACCGATCCTTGTTGGCGGTGGCGTCGCAAAACTTCCAGGTCGACATCGTGAATGATCACGGTTTCGATATTGGGGTTCGCCTCGGCTCCGATCCCATCGCGAGGGAAGACGACATCGGCAGGGGTGAAGATCGCCGTTTGGGCGTAGTGGATATCGGCATTTTCGACGAACGGCAAATTGCCCGTGCAACCGGCGATCGCTACGTAGACATGGTTTTCGACGCAGCGAGCCTGGGCACAGGTTCGGACCCGCATGTAGCCGTGTCGATTGTCGGTGTTGAACGGAACGAAAATAATGTTCGCCCCTTTGGAAGCGGCGATACGTCCCAGTTCGGGGAATTCAACGTCGTAGCAAACCTGGATCGAAATCGGGCCGCAGTCGGTATCAAAGACCTCGATCGCGTCTCCGCCGATAACACCCCACCAACGTCGCTCGCTGGGGGTGATGTGCAGCTTGTACTGTTTTTCGATGCTCCCATCGCGACGAAAAAGGAACGCGACGTTGTAAAGTTGTTCGTCCTCTACAACGAACTGCGAACCTCCGATGATGTTGCAGTCAAAGGAGACCGCCATGTCGATGAACAGTTCGAGGTACTTGGGCGTGAATTCGGCGAGTGCACGAGCCGCAGTGCCGGGGCGCTGAGGCGGCATGCAGGAGAGAAGCTGCGAAGTGAAGAGTTCAGGGAATAGCAAAAAGTCGCATTTGTAATCGCCAGCGACATCGACGAAGTAGCGCGCTTGCTGGGCAAATTCGTCGAAGTTGGCGACTGTTCGCATTTGATACTGAACCGCACCGATTCGGACCGGTTGGACGTTTCGACGAAATCGCCGGCCGGATCCCACCTGGACGTCCAGGTTCTTCCATTCGAGAAAGGTCGCATAGCCGCAGCTTTCGACATCCGACGGGAGGTAGTTGGGGATCAGTCCCTGAAGGGCAAAGCCGTTTGCAATTTGAGCGGTTAAGACAGGGTCGTATAGCGATTTGTTAATGACACGTTCAACGTATTCGCTTGGTTTCATCTCCTCCGCATGTTTGCAGTATCCAGGGATGCGGCCGCCGATGATCATCCGGGTGACCTGTCGTTGTCGGCATAGTTCTTTCCGTGCGGCGTATAGGCGGCGGGAGAGTCGCATCCCGCGATATTCTGGATCGACCATCATTTCGATCCCGTACATCGTGTCTCCGTCGGGACGATGATTGCTGATAAAGCCCGAATCCGCGGTCTTCTTCCAGTCATGCCATTCGAGGTTGTCGTCGTAGTTCAGCAGCAAGCTGCTGGAGGAAGCGGCGACTCGGCCGTCGATTTCGATCACAAATTGGCCTTCTGGAAAATGTTTCAGCTGGCTTTCAATTTGGGATTTTCCCCATGGCTCCATATCAGCAAAGCATTTTTTTTGCAGGACAACCAGAGCGTCATAGTCTTCGATTCGCATCGGGCGGACGATGACATTCCATTCAAAATCGCTTAGATCAATGTCAGATGGGGAGTTCATGTAAGAAAAACAGTCCTTAGGTTAGGTGGTGTCTGAGGTGCGGGCGAGCCGCGCCGCTGGGCTGCAAAATCGATTCGCTACTTTGTAGCGGATCATCGCGAGACGTCCTGTCGTATTCGCCCAAAATTTCAGGTATTTCCCTCGCTAGGTTGTCTGTCGGTTTTGTGATTGTCGACTTTCGCATCCCTTGCAAAAGTATCGGCCGCAAACGCTACCTACGGTTGGTCGTGACAGCAATGCAGCAGGAACCACCGTCTGGCGACGGTAGCGACGTCACCAATACTTTTTTCTTCCCGGAGAGACGACGCTACGGCCGACGTTCTGCTTGCTTGGCGAAAGCAGGCAAGCCTGGCGTTTCAGCCTATGGGGTTACCAATTTGGATAGCATCAGGGTTGCCATTCCCAGAACGAGAAAGAACCCGCACATGTCGGTTACGGTTGTTAGCAGGGGGCCGCTGGCGACTGCAGGGTCGACGCCGAAGCGTTTGAGTAGCAGTGGGACCGTCCCGCCGATAGAAACCGCGATGATCGTGTTGGTTAGCAGGGCGACTCCGACCACCAATCCCAGATAGAGATTGCCATTAAACACAAACGCGGCCAGGGCCACCAACAACCCGAGGACGGTACCGT comes from the Roseimaritima multifibrata genome and includes:
- a CDS encoding ABC transporter ATP-binding protein — translated: MNAVISVSQVKKGFRGCDALRGVNLEVPPGVVFALLGENGAGKTTLIRILTGFLEADSGEAQILGMDCRAQSLEIRRRIGYVSDAPALYDWMTPERIGWFTASFYPPGFQARYEQLLRQFEVPAGRKIRHMSKGQRAKVALALAVAHEPDLLILDEPTSGLDPLVRRQFLESMVDRAATGRTVLLSSHQIDEVERVADWIAIMRDGVITLVEPLQELKEATQQVLISLTDPLVEFPMPNGRILNQTANGRQRQLVVHRLDPDSLQVLRNTSGVQNVEIRTPTLEEIFIACTRGDSQPIPAEASTGT
- a CDS encoding GntR family transcriptional regulator, which gives rise to MYFSIDPSNGVPIYEQLVRQVKFAVADKVLVAGQMLPSVRNLAQELAINPNTISKAYAQLQAEQVLEPLRGRGLVVRPDAVNRCTKARHELLSVRLNAVLEECLHAGLSREEVTTMFEKALSALA
- a CDS encoding ABC transporter ATP-binding protein; this translates as MAEPNGSASNGLDPLKVLGASIDGQQMQVRFQDGSVAFDDLKLAVSPGEFVAIAGPSGCGKTTLLRCLAGLQDLTSGTLQLEPAVEPRRGGLGFVFQGAALMPWRSAWQNVALPLELLQGTQRPTANERKRIASEWLLKVGLQPEDFEKRPDQLSGGMQMRVSIARALVTEPTVLLLDEPFAALDDMLRQRLGQMLQQIWMEQGRTVVLVTHNLQEAVTLSQRVVVMNRGGVVGQVAVDSKYPRKPEVFRSEHHLACVAEISGLLEETS
- a CDS encoding ABC transporter permease, with protein sequence MSSGLGSRQNPYRFWETFLSVSVVAVCLVLAWEGLIRWGNIHPILLPPPSQVLQTAWENRERLFQGSLMTGWAALVGLCLSVTIGLIIGILFSQFRALRIGFFPYVMFLQTVPIIGIAPLLVTWSGYQFRTVVYVVVIISLFPVINSVTAGLMATDSAGLDLFRLYGAGRIKTLLKLRLPAAVPAILVGVRTSGGLAVIGAIVGDFFIGFGGSHDGLGTLMLSWLNQQHTASLIAAMFASAAVGLAIYGLIHLVSLLLLRRWIRV
- a CDS encoding neutral/alkaline non-lysosomal ceramidase N-terminal domain-containing protein, translated to MSNKMPILFSLLLFVAASPILAADAVPATWQAGAARATITPTHPMPMSGYASRTDPASGTRTELWAKALVLQDATGNRGLILTLDLVGIDRSLSSAICAELEDKLDLKREQIAICTSHTHTGPVVGKLLGTMHYSLASETEQASIQKYTETLQKTIVEISEQAVANLQECELAYGLSTATFATNRRDNRPESEVPSRRTAGTLAGPFDHSVPVLTVRDNNNELQAILFGYACHATTLGDQLWSGDYPGFAQQELETIYPGCQAMFWAGCGADQNPLPRRTPELAAHYGRRLATAVDAAIMTTEMLPLEPTLKTTYSEIDLAFGTLPTEAEIDQQIQSKDRFVASRGKQLKQQLADNGSLDATYPYPIQTWSLGSQLQFVFLGGEVVVDYSLAIQATREQPTWVAGYSNDVMAYIPSRRVLQEGGYEGGGAMVYYGLPTAWAPTVEKQIMDEIKSQQRVVQVPSETPTSK
- a CDS encoding bifunctional GNAT family N-acetyltransferase/carbon-nitrogen hydrolase family protein; this translates as MNSPSDIDLSDFEWNVIVRPMRIEDYDALVVLQKKCFADMEPWGKSQIESQLKHFPEGQFVIEIDGRVAASSSSLLLNYDDNLEWHDWKKTADSGFISNHRPDGDTMYGIEMMVDPEYRGMRLSRRLYAARKELCRQRQVTRMIIGGRIPGYCKHAEEMKPSEYVERVINKSLYDPVLTAQIANGFALQGLIPNYLPSDVESCGYATFLEWKNLDVQVGSGRRFRRNVQPVRIGAVQYQMRTVANFDEFAQQARYFVDVAGDYKCDFLLFPELFTSQLLSCMPPQRPGTAARALAEFTPKYLELFIDMAVSFDCNIIGGSQFVVEDEQLYNVAFLFRRDGSIEKQYKLHITPSERRWWGVIGGDAIEVFDTDCGPISIQVCYDVEFPELGRIAASKGANIIFVPFNTDNRHGYMRVRTCAQARCVENHVYVAIAGCTGNLPFVENADIHYAQTAIFTPADVVFPRDGIGAEANPNIETVIIHDVDLEVLRRHRQQGSVQNWRDRRTDLYSVRTHRGEGDCDAP